A DNA window from Parafrankia discariae contains the following coding sequences:
- a CDS encoding HAD-IIIC family phosphatase, which yields MSDPMGTTRRRIAELTAAAAAAEVPPAGLCRDLALAHERADDPAAAMRWALATADAGNDLACWTAAAGVLRRGSPGAAPLPRSAKIAVLGSYTTAQFTALLPLAAARAGVAVEVYECGYGQYRQEILDPGSGLHRFGPDVVILAVHEGESALPALAEDPEGAVAAEVGRWTSLWEIIISRLGARVIQHTFVVPDTEALGHLALRVPGARSSTLAAVNAALGRAAAGGQSGSQVGGQVAFVDCERLAATVGKRSWFDPRYWHRAKQAVSLGHVPMLARHTAAVLGAQLGTSRKCLVLDLDNTLWGGVLGEEGLAGIALGDGPVGEAFAAFQEYLGRLRTRGVILAVCSKNNEADALEAFERHPAMRLRLADIAMFSASWEDKPTQIRRIASTLGIGLDSLVFVDDNPAEREAVRQLVPEVDVIALPRDPHGYVRAVADYPFFEPAALTAEDTARTEQYRARARVAELATSATSLEEFHRGLEMVATVVPLDELTLPRVVQLIGKTNQFNLTTRRRGAAEVAELAADPSTTVICVRLADRFADHGLVAVVIARRVAGPTGTGGAGEPGESGGAVLDVDTWLMSCRVIGRTLEDEIAGLIVTEARRLGCSAVRGHYLPTAKNGLVADLYPRLGFRPDPAGAADPGATRWVLPVTSSLNRPGLIRVVDARAGAAAVASASARTMEEVAG from the coding sequence ATGTCTGATCCCATGGGAACGACCCGGCGGCGGATCGCGGAACTGACCGCTGCCGCTGCCGCTGCCGAGGTACCGCCGGCTGGGCTCTGTCGTGATCTCGCGCTCGCCCACGAGCGGGCGGACGACCCCGCCGCCGCCATGCGGTGGGCTCTGGCCACCGCCGACGCCGGAAATGACCTGGCCTGCTGGACGGCCGCTGCCGGGGTCCTGCGCCGCGGGTCGCCCGGTGCCGCGCCACTACCGCGTTCGGCGAAGATCGCGGTGCTCGGCAGCTACACGACCGCCCAGTTCACGGCACTCCTGCCGCTCGCCGCCGCGCGCGCCGGGGTGGCCGTCGAGGTGTACGAGTGCGGGTACGGCCAGTACCGGCAGGAGATCCTCGACCCGGGCAGCGGCCTGCACCGCTTCGGGCCGGACGTCGTGATCCTCGCGGTGCACGAGGGGGAGTCCGCCCTGCCGGCTCTGGCCGAGGATCCCGAGGGCGCGGTCGCCGCCGAGGTCGGCCGCTGGACGTCACTGTGGGAGATCATCATCTCCCGGCTGGGTGCCCGGGTCATCCAGCACACCTTCGTCGTCCCGGACACCGAGGCGCTCGGGCACCTGGCCCTGCGCGTCCCCGGGGCGCGGTCGTCGACGCTCGCCGCGGTCAACGCGGCGCTCGGCCGCGCGGCGGCGGGCGGTCAATCGGGCAGCCAGGTGGGTGGCCAGGTCGCCTTTGTCGACTGTGAGCGACTGGCCGCCACGGTGGGCAAGCGATCCTGGTTCGACCCGCGGTACTGGCACCGCGCCAAACAGGCCGTCTCGCTCGGGCACGTGCCGATGCTGGCCCGCCACACCGCGGCGGTGCTGGGCGCGCAGCTGGGCACCAGCCGCAAATGCCTGGTGCTTGACCTCGACAACACGCTGTGGGGCGGGGTGCTCGGCGAGGAGGGCCTCGCCGGCATCGCGCTCGGGGACGGCCCGGTCGGCGAGGCGTTCGCCGCGTTCCAGGAGTACCTCGGCCGGCTCCGCACCCGCGGCGTGATCCTCGCCGTCTGCTCGAAGAACAACGAGGCGGACGCGCTCGAGGCGTTCGAGCGGCATCCGGCGATGCGGCTGCGGCTGGCCGACATCGCCATGTTCAGCGCCTCCTGGGAGGACAAGCCCACCCAGATCCGGCGCATCGCGAGCACCCTCGGGATCGGCCTGGACTCCCTGGTCTTCGTCGACGACAACCCGGCCGAGCGTGAGGCGGTCCGCCAGCTCGTGCCCGAAGTGGACGTCATCGCGCTGCCGCGGGACCCGCACGGCTACGTGCGCGCGGTCGCCGACTACCCGTTCTTCGAACCGGCGGCACTGACCGCCGAGGACACCGCCCGCACGGAGCAGTACCGGGCCCGGGCCCGGGTGGCCGAGCTCGCCACGTCCGCGACCTCGCTGGAGGAGTTCCACCGCGGGCTGGAGATGGTCGCGACCGTCGTCCCCCTCGACGAGCTGACGCTGCCCCGGGTCGTCCAGCTCATCGGGAAGACCAACCAGTTCAACCTGACCACCCGCCGTCGCGGGGCGGCCGAGGTCGCCGAGCTGGCCGCGGACCCGTCCACCACGGTGATCTGCGTCCGGCTGGCCGACCGGTTCGCCGACCACGGCCTCGTCGCGGTGGTCATCGCCCGGCGTGTCGCCGGGCCGACCGGGACCGGCGGAGCCGGCGAGCCCGGTGAGTCCGGCGGGGCCGTGCTGGACGTCGACACCTGGCTGATGAGCTGCCGGGTCATCGGCCGGACGCTGGAGGACGAGATCGCCGGGCTGATCGTGACGGAGGCCCGGCGGCTGGGTTGCTCCGCCGTCCGGGGGCACTACCTGCCGACCGCGAAGAACGGGCTGGTGGCCGACCTCTACCCGCGGCTGGGTTTCCGGCCGGACCCGGCCGGCGCCGCTGACCCGGGGGCCACCCGCTGGGTGTTGCCGGTCACGAGTTCCCTGAACCGGCCCGGTCTCATCCGGGTCGTCGACGCTCGCGCGGGTGCGGCCGCCGTCGCGAGCGCATCCGCGCGGACGATGGAGGAGGTGGCCGGCTGA
- a CDS encoding long-chain-fatty-acid--CoA ligase, translating into MVYLIEAIERATKESGTITFLAGDGEQRYSWARLYDDARRLAGRLRDHGLGPGRPLVVLALTSPAAITAALAGWLAGTSVTFAPTPARTMTPAGYTEATRRRLRALGEPVVLVGAPWTSVLDDLDGDGRVMLPLDQVLHAALNTPTRSWEPPAVAEWDPAILQMTSGTTDSPKIVRISHANVAANVEAINIATGHDPTHGRMLSWLPLSHDMGLIGSFVLPLSCGRCDVVLSSPVDYLAHPASWMEQISRYRATSTVGPNSAYALAAKLLATGPALDLSSLRCALSGGESVDPDLMAAFTTAAARHGFNPGAAVPAYGMAEATVAVTLSPLGRGLCCDTVDAEQLDQRGHAVPVTRPAVTSVDVAADTNGDGPRVRRMPLLGPPVAGLELRIVDPDSGQRLPDRRVGEVQIRGTSVTSGYHDDPLLTRELFTPDGWLRTGDLGYLADGELVITGRAKDVIILAGRNIYPDEVERAAARAPGVRAGNAVAFAYHRPGPLGGEGLAVAVETRSDDHAEIRTAVIRQIHETVGVKPHTVVVLRPGSIPKTPSGKLQRAEAARRFTP; encoded by the coding sequence GTGGTCTATCTGATCGAGGCGATCGAACGGGCCACGAAGGAATCTGGAACGATCACTTTTCTCGCCGGCGACGGGGAGCAGCGGTACAGCTGGGCCCGGCTGTACGATGACGCCCGCCGCCTCGCCGGCCGGCTTCGCGACCATGGCCTCGGCCCCGGCCGGCCGCTGGTCGTCCTCGCTCTGACATCCCCAGCCGCGATCACCGCCGCTCTCGCGGGCTGGCTGGCCGGCACCAGCGTCACCTTCGCACCCACCCCCGCGCGGACCATGACCCCGGCCGGCTACACGGAGGCGACCCGTCGACGCCTTCGCGCCCTCGGTGAGCCGGTGGTCCTGGTCGGCGCCCCCTGGACCTCGGTGCTCGACGACCTCGACGGTGACGGTCGCGTCATGCTCCCTCTCGATCAGGTGTTACACGCTGCGCTGAACACTCCCACGCGCTCCTGGGAACCGCCGGCGGTAGCCGAATGGGATCCGGCGATCCTGCAGATGACCAGCGGTACCACCGACAGTCCGAAGATTGTCCGGATCAGCCACGCCAACGTCGCCGCGAACGTCGAAGCGATCAATATCGCCACCGGCCACGACCCGACTCATGGCCGGATGTTGTCCTGGCTGCCGCTGTCCCACGACATGGGCCTCATCGGCAGCTTCGTGTTGCCGCTGTCGTGCGGCCGCTGCGACGTCGTGCTGTCCAGTCCCGTCGACTATCTCGCCCATCCCGCCAGCTGGATGGAACAGATCTCCCGGTATCGCGCCACTTCCACCGTCGGCCCGAACTCCGCCTACGCCCTCGCTGCCAAGCTCCTGGCCACCGGCCCGGCCCTCGATCTGTCCTCCCTGCGGTGTGCGCTGTCCGGTGGGGAGTCCGTCGACCCCGATCTGATGGCCGCGTTCACCACTGCCGCCGCCCGCCACGGTTTCAACCCGGGCGCCGCCGTACCCGCTTACGGCATGGCCGAAGCCACCGTCGCAGTCACCCTCTCACCCCTGGGACGTGGCCTCTGCTGCGACACCGTCGACGCCGAACAGCTCGATCAGCGGGGGCACGCCGTGCCCGTCACGAGACCCGCGGTCACGTCGGTCGACGTCGCCGCGGACACGAATGGAGACGGGCCCAGGGTCAGGCGGATGCCGCTGCTGGGACCGCCGGTCGCCGGCCTCGAGCTGCGCATCGTCGACCCGGACAGCGGGCAACGTCTTCCCGACCGACGGGTTGGTGAAGTCCAGATCCGCGGCACTTCGGTCACCAGCGGCTACCATGACGACCCCCTGCTCACCCGTGAGCTGTTCACTCCGGACGGATGGCTGCGCACCGGGGACCTCGGTTACCTCGCCGACGGGGAACTGGTCATCACCGGCCGGGCCAAGGACGTCATCATCCTCGCCGGCCGCAACATCTACCCCGACGAGGTCGAACGCGCCGCCGCCCGCGCACCGGGCGTCCGTGCCGGCAACGCTGTCGCCTTCGCCTACCACCGCCCCGGCCCGCTCGGCGGTGAAGGACTGGCCGTCGCCGTCGAAACCCGCTCAGACGACCACGCCGAGATACGCACCGCGGTCATCAGGCAGATCCACGAAACGGTCGGCGTCAAACCCCACACCGTCGTCGTGCTTCGACCCGGCAGTATCCCGAAGACCCCGTCGGGAAAGCTCCAGCGCGCCGAAGCCGCCCGCAGGTTCACCCCGTGA
- a CDS encoding nuclear transport factor 2 family protein yields MTDSQNDQPVDQTTAQPASAQEIEQVTRLVTTLLSAWAEPDPARKTTLLDSCCTPDIAYANPLSAARGTEAVAELLTAINAQFPGITPRRTSGIDLHHNHGLFTWAMLDDTRRALLTGLDIITLTPDNTRISTVTAFFAETPPATTTYIYGSTEPQSMATDRSR; encoded by the coding sequence GTGACTGATTCGCAAAACGATCAGCCTGTCGATCAGACAACCGCCCAACCGGCGAGCGCTCAGGAGATCGAACAGGTCACCAGGCTCGTGACCACTCTCCTCAGCGCCTGGGCCGAACCCGACCCCGCCCGGAAGACCACCCTTCTCGACAGCTGTTGCACGCCCGATATCGCCTACGCCAACCCGCTGTCCGCCGCGCGCGGAACGGAAGCGGTCGCGGAACTACTGACCGCCATCAACGCCCAGTTCCCCGGAATCACTCCCCGCCGCACCAGCGGAATCGATCTCCACCACAACCACGGCCTCTTCACCTGGGCCATGCTCGACGACACTCGCCGCGCCCTCCTGACCGGCCTCGACATCATCACCCTGACCCCCGACAACACCCGCATCTCCACCGTCACCGCCTTCTTCGCGGAAACTCCCCCCGCTACCACCACCTATATTTACGGGTCGACGGAACCTCAGTCGATGGCGACCGACCGGTCGCGTTGA
- a CDS encoding phosphopantetheine-binding protein, with translation MTGSETGDPDQQHDADLATFLTALLADPSVQATPDARLHEDLGLDSLQKLEMLAWIATRGVSVSAEQSARLHTVAQVTELLATASRHLDESGPNAAGTLPRQPRAVNQPPPLTFIANGLALRPLEAEHVPFLYYLATSELTGFRWRFRGAVPSVETFQTALTQGVMTQFVVVLEDSGEPVGEVVAYNADHPNGTAYVAAVFRPDLMHTGLPVSAFLLFLRYLFQVWNFRKVYLEMPSYNFELIASGTGRWFDIEGRLRDFTYYAGRFWDEYLLAICRHHIDDLPTGSPPAATHRPAASGPDHNATPVAR, from the coding sequence ATGACCGGTTCCGAGACGGGGGATCCAGACCAGCAGCACGATGCCGACCTGGCCACGTTCCTCACGGCCTTGCTTGCCGACCCATCCGTGCAAGCCACACCAGATGCACGCCTACACGAGGATCTCGGCCTCGATTCACTGCAAAAGCTCGAGATGCTCGCATGGATAGCGACACGCGGTGTTTCCGTCAGCGCCGAGCAGAGCGCCAGGCTCCATACTGTGGCCCAGGTCACCGAACTCCTCGCCACGGCTTCCCGCCACCTCGATGAGTCGGGACCCAACGCCGCGGGCACGCTGCCACGGCAACCACGGGCCGTGAACCAGCCGCCTCCGCTCACGTTCATCGCCAACGGTCTGGCTCTCCGCCCGCTCGAGGCAGAACACGTCCCGTTCCTTTACTACCTCGCGACGTCCGAGCTGACCGGTTTCCGCTGGCGGTTCCGGGGTGCTGTTCCCTCTGTCGAGACGTTCCAGACGGCGCTGACCCAGGGCGTCATGACGCAGTTCGTCGTGGTGCTGGAGGACAGCGGCGAGCCGGTCGGCGAGGTCGTGGCCTACAACGCCGACCATCCCAACGGGACGGCATACGTCGCCGCCGTCTTCCGTCCGGATCTGATGCACACCGGCCTGCCGGTCAGCGCTTTCCTCCTCTTCCTCCGTTATCTGTTTCAGGTGTGGAACTTCCGCAAGGTCTATCTGGAGATGCCCTCGTACAACTTCGAACTGATCGCGAGCGGCACCGGACGCTGGTTTGACATCGAGGGCCGACTACGCGACTTCACCTACTACGCCGGCCGGTTCTGGGACGAGTACCTGCTCGCGATCTGCCGGCACCACATCGATGATCTACCCACAGGTTCGCCTCCCGCGGCGACGCACCGGCCAGCGGCCAGCGGCCCTGACCACAACGCGACACCGGTGGCCCGCTGA
- a CDS encoding RNA polymerase sigma factor — MRHGEVDETGEPTDAVLLRAVADHDRQAFEALYRRHAAWLAVRLRYRCADEALVDDIVQETFLSVWRGSARFRAEEAGGVPGWLWRIASRRLIDALRGHGARARLVQALGRSPDRDQPSAEELVLAGVEHGDLAGALARLSPELRAVLQATVLDGLSTREASTLLGIPVGTVKTRAMRARRQLREELT; from the coding sequence ATGCGGCATGGGGAGGTGGACGAGACGGGCGAGCCGACGGATGCCGTCCTGCTGCGCGCAGTCGCGGACCACGACCGGCAGGCCTTCGAGGCGCTCTATCGTCGGCACGCGGCCTGGCTTGCCGTGCGCCTGCGCTATCGGTGCGCGGACGAGGCGCTTGTGGATGACATCGTGCAGGAGACCTTCCTCAGCGTCTGGCGCGGTTCGGCGCGCTTCCGGGCCGAGGAGGCGGGAGGAGTACCCGGTTGGCTCTGGCGGATCGCCTCCCGCCGCCTCATCGACGCGCTGCGTGGCCACGGGGCCCGCGCCCGGCTCGTCCAGGCACTAGGCCGGAGCCCCGATCGCGACCAGCCCTCCGCTGAAGAACTCGTCCTCGCCGGTGTCGAGCACGGTGATCTGGCGGGCGCGCTGGCCCGGTTGTCACCGGAGCTGCGAGCCGTCCTGCAGGCGACCGTTCTGGACGGGCTGAGCACGCGGGAGGCCTCGACCCTGCTCGGTATTCCGGTCGGGACGGTCAAGACGAGGGCCATGCGGGCGCGTCGGCAGCTTCGCGAAGAACTGACATGA
- a CDS encoding cupin domain-containing protein, which yields MTGWHSQDSELERYSAGALAPPRLWSVEMHLAACPDCRAAVTARLAQTTPALVDDGWARLDAELDAPRPGRVERMLLWAGLPDHTTRLLAATPVLRRSWLLAMAVTLLFAVTAGHLSGTDPGLPLLVLAPLLPIVGVAASFGPRVDPTHEIALVAPLHGFRLLLLRTGAVLTATSALSLLGGLALSEFSLRPLGWLVPALTLTVLSLVLVPRLGPVGAPTVVGLGWLTVVVLATQTSAGTPAPFTATGQALGAALGAAGVAVLLAFRNNYDAAWPPHHPIPRGNS from the coding sequence ATGACTGGCTGGCACAGCCAGGACAGCGAGCTCGAGCGGTACTCGGCGGGTGCCCTCGCGCCACCACGGCTCTGGTCGGTCGAGATGCACCTGGCCGCCTGCCCGGACTGCCGGGCGGCAGTGACCGCACGGCTGGCGCAAACTACGCCGGCGCTGGTCGACGACGGGTGGGCACGCCTCGACGCCGAACTGGACGCCCCCCGGCCGGGCCGGGTCGAACGGATGCTGCTGTGGGCCGGGCTCCCCGACCACACCACCCGTCTGCTCGCCGCCACTCCCGTGCTGCGCCGTTCCTGGCTGCTGGCGATGGCGGTGACACTGCTGTTCGCGGTCACCGCCGGGCACCTGTCCGGCACCGATCCAGGGTTGCCGTTGCTCGTCCTCGCCCCGCTCCTACCGATCGTCGGGGTCGCCGCCTCGTTCGGCCCCCGGGTCGACCCGACCCACGAGATCGCTCTGGTGGCTCCGCTGCACGGCTTCCGCCTCCTGCTGTTGCGGACCGGGGCGGTGCTCACGGCGACCAGCGCGCTGAGCCTGCTGGGCGGGCTGGCGCTGTCGGAGTTCAGTCTGCGTCCGCTTGGCTGGCTGGTACCGGCGCTCACGCTGACGGTTCTCAGCCTCGTGCTGGTGCCCCGGCTCGGTCCGGTCGGCGCGCCGACCGTGGTCGGGCTCGGGTGGCTGACCGTGGTCGTGCTCGCCACCCAGACCTCCGCGGGCACACCCGCCCCGTTCACCGCCACCGGTCAGGCGCTCGGCGCCGCGCTCGGCGCCGCCGGTGTCGCCGTCCTGCTCGCCTTCCGAAACAACTACGACGCGGCCTGGCCACCCCACCATCCGATTCCCAGGGGGAACTCATGA